A portion of the Bacillus thuringiensis genome contains these proteins:
- a CDS encoding MFS transporter, whose protein sequence is MKWKHIIGDVEVNRDLVLLLLIGGLYTLAISLSNTFVNIYLWKQTQNYVNLGLYNLASVILQPLTFLVGGKLAKRIDRSILLRIGVGTLAIFFIVVLVAGKSASQYILLMGALLGVGYGFYWLAFNLLTFEITEPETRDFFNGFLGLLTSFSGMIGPIAAGYTISRMEKWSGYTVIFFLSLVLFAIAVVLSFFLSKRECEGRYEIVQVLKERRIDKNWGKITRAHFFQGLREGTFIFVISVYVYLATNSEFALGKYSLVNSAVSFVCYYLVARMLKKEWRKKAILLGGIILYAVVFLVIFNVTYTKLLIYAACIAIAYPILLVPYGSMTYDVIGRAKNAREWRVEYVVVRELWLNAGRICSILSFLCAVLFFPPEKSLPYLLCILGAGHFLIYFAVKNVKYDEGNASKTSVVTQGNAQNQTEPEG, encoded by the coding sequence ATGAAGTGGAAACATATAATTGGTGACGTTGAAGTGAATCGGGATTTAGTGTTATTGCTCCTTATAGGAGGTTTATACACGCTCGCAATTTCTTTATCGAATACGTTTGTAAATATTTATTTATGGAAACAAACACAAAATTATGTGAATCTTGGCTTGTATAATTTGGCCAGCGTTATATTACAGCCTCTCACATTTCTTGTAGGGGGAAAATTAGCGAAACGTATCGATCGCTCGATTTTATTACGAATAGGAGTAGGAACGCTCGCAATTTTTTTTATTGTTGTCTTAGTAGCGGGGAAAAGTGCTTCTCAGTATATTTTATTAATGGGGGCTCTTTTAGGAGTAGGATACGGTTTTTACTGGTTGGCTTTTAACTTATTGACATTTGAAATTACAGAACCAGAAACAAGAGATTTCTTTAATGGGTTTCTTGGACTTCTTACATCCTTCTCTGGGATGATCGGACCAATAGCAGCAGGATACACAATTTCACGTATGGAGAAATGGAGTGGTTATACTGTTATATTCTTTCTTTCATTAGTTCTATTTGCAATTGCTGTCGTCTTAAGCTTCTTTTTATCTAAAAGAGAATGTGAAGGGCGTTATGAAATCGTGCAAGTATTGAAAGAACGACGGATTGATAAAAACTGGGGAAAGATTACACGAGCTCATTTTTTCCAAGGATTGAGAGAAGGAACGTTTATTTTTGTCATTTCAGTATATGTTTATTTAGCAACTAATAGTGAGTTCGCATTAGGGAAATATAGTTTAGTGAACTCTGCTGTATCCTTTGTATGTTATTACTTAGTTGCTCGTATGTTAAAGAAGGAGTGGCGAAAAAAAGCAATTTTACTTGGAGGCATTATTTTATATGCTGTCGTCTTTTTAGTTATTTTCAATGTTACATACACGAAATTACTTATTTATGCGGCATGTATTGCGATTGCATATCCTATTTTACTTGTTCCGTATGGATCAATGACATATGACGTAATTGGTAGAGCGAAAAATGCGAGAGAATGGCGTGTGGAATATGTCGTTGTTCGGGAGCTGTGGTTAAACGCCGGAAGAATCTGTTCCATTTTAAGTTTTTTATGTGCTGTACTATTCTTTCCACCTGAAAAAAGTTTACCTTACTTATTATGTATTTTAGGTGCTGGACATTTTCTTATTTATTTTGCAGTTAAAAATGTCAAATATGATGAGGGAAATGCGAGTAAAACAAGTGTTGTAACGCAAGGAAACGCGCAAAACCAAACTGAACCAGAAGGTTAA
- the sodA gene encoding superoxide dismutase [Mn], whose product MAKHELPNLPYAYDALEPHFDKETMNIHHTKHHNTYITNLNAALEGHAELADKSVEELVANLNEVPEAIRTAVRNNGGGHANHTFFWTILSPNGGGQPVGELATAIEAKFGSFDAFKEEFAKAGATRFGSGWAWLVVNNGELEVTSTPNQDSPLTEGKTPVIGLDVWEHAYYLNYQNRRPDYIGAFWNVVDWNAAEKRYQEAK is encoded by the coding sequence ATGGCAAAACACGAATTACCAAATTTACCTTATGCGTATGATGCTTTAGAGCCTCACTTTGACAAAGAAACAATGAACATCCATCATACAAAACATCACAACACTTACATTACAAACTTAAACGCTGCTTTAGAAGGTCATGCAGAATTAGCTGACAAAAGCGTAGAAGAGTTAGTTGCAAACTTAAACGAAGTACCAGAAGCAATCCGTACAGCAGTACGTAACAATGGTGGCGGACATGCTAACCATACATTCTTCTGGACAATCCTATCTCCAAACGGCGGAGGACAACCTGTAGGTGAACTTGCAACTGCAATTGAAGCAAAATTCGGTAGCTTCGATGCATTCAAAGAAGAATTCGCAAAAGCTGGCGCAACTCGCTTCGGTTCTGGTTGGGCTTGGTTAGTAGTAAACAATGGTGAGCTAGAAGTAACAAGCACTCCAAACCAAGATTCTCCTTTAACTGAAGGTAAAACGCCAGTTATCGGTTTAGATGTTTGGGAGCATGCTTACTACTTAAACTACCAAAACCGTCGTCCAGACTACATCGGTGCATTCTGGAACGTTGTAGATTGGAACGCTGCTGAAAAACGTTACCAAGAAGCAAAATAA
- the yqgB gene encoding protein YqgB gives MSIFTQFVKSIYSPKDMALFRFQKIGKTILYIMLLCLITTIPRTFLYGSFIQDSVNMVNQVIDKDLPDFKIENGELKADIDQPIEKEEGNALFVFDPNSTDLEKYQNKTGLFVLKDKVVSMGNGQTQTYSYNDLLGASLEKKDLQEFISLFDNIYPILLFVIGFLVYLFQLFITFVGVTLLAFIGSAMSGQRKLSYKQVWTLTAYSYTIPTIFFMIMDLFKIVVPGATFIYIAVVLIVLYLTIKEVPRPKEK, from the coding sequence ATGTCCATATTTACCCAATTCGTAAAAAGCATATACTCGCCTAAAGATATGGCGCTATTCCGTTTTCAAAAAATCGGTAAAACCATTTTGTATATTATGCTACTTTGCTTAATTACTACTATTCCAAGAACTTTCTTGTACGGTAGCTTTATCCAAGATAGTGTAAACATGGTAAATCAAGTCATCGATAAAGATTTACCTGATTTTAAAATTGAAAATGGCGAACTAAAAGCCGATATTGATCAACCTATTGAAAAAGAAGAAGGAAATGCACTTTTCGTATTTGATCCAAATTCAACAGACCTAGAAAAATATCAAAATAAAACAGGTTTATTTGTTTTAAAAGATAAAGTAGTCTCTATGGGAAATGGTCAAACACAAACGTATTCTTATAACGATTTGTTAGGTGCATCTCTTGAGAAAAAAGATCTACAAGAATTCATTTCTTTATTCGATAATATTTACCCAATTTTACTATTTGTCATCGGATTTTTAGTGTACCTATTCCAACTATTTATCACTTTTGTAGGAGTAACTTTACTGGCCTTCATCGGTTCTGCCATGAGCGGTCAACGTAAATTATCCTATAAACAAGTTTGGACACTGACTGCGTACAGTTACACAATCCCAACCATTTTCTTCATGATTATGGATTTATTCAAAATCGTCGTACCTGGGGCAACGTTCATTTATATCGCTGTTGTTTTAATCGTTCTGTACTTAACAATTAAAGAAGTTCCAAGACCGAAAGAAAAATAA
- the yqfZ gene encoding protein YqfZ, producing MKRLGIFLFVLVLGYIFYYDIKIGTLPMLSSYKKTTAAQTIKKENTDNQQNKENKTEKETDVSYKTIEVKTGETVLSITEQINKKKIPSIEKVIDDFKQLNKSTSATKIQIGKSYKFPLYQ from the coding sequence ATGAAGAGGTTAGGTATATTCCTATTCGTGCTTGTTCTCGGTTATATATTTTATTACGATATAAAAATCGGTACTTTACCGATGTTAAGTTCATATAAAAAAACAACTGCTGCCCAAACGATTAAAAAAGAAAATACAGACAACCAACAAAATAAAGAGAACAAAACAGAAAAAGAAACGGATGTATCTTATAAAACAATTGAAGTAAAAACTGGTGAGACAGTTCTTTCTATTACAGAACAAATTAACAAGAAAAAAATTCCTTCCATAGAAAAAGTCATTGACGACTTTAAACAATTAAACAAAAGTACATCTGCTACAAAAATACAAATTGGAAAGTCTTATAAATTCCCGTTATATCAATAA
- the ispG gene encoding flavodoxin-dependent (E)-4-hydroxy-3-methylbut-2-enyl-diphosphate synthase, producing MTHRTKTRPVKVGNLTIGGNNELIIQSMTTTKTHDVEATVAEIKRLEEAGCQVVRVAVPDERAANAIADIKKQINIPLVADIHFDYRLALKAIEGGIDKVRINPGNIGRRHKVEAVVNAAKERGIPIRIGVNAGSLERHILEKYGYPTADGMVESALHHIKILEDLDFHDIIVSMKASDVNLAIEAYEKAARAFDYPLHLGITESGTLFAGTVKSAAGLGAILSKGIGNTLRISLSADPVEEVKVARELLKSFGLASNAATLISCPTCGRIEIDLISIANEVEEYISTLQVPIKVAVLGCAVNGPGEAREADIGIAGARGEGLLFRKGQVVRKVPEETMVEELKKEIDVIAAEMAAEREKEKETQEQ from the coding sequence ATGACTCATCGTACAAAAACACGTCCAGTTAAAGTCGGTAATTTAACAATTGGCGGTAATAATGAATTAATTATACAAAGTATGACAACAACAAAAACACATGATGTTGAAGCAACAGTTGCCGAAATCAAGCGTTTAGAAGAAGCTGGCTGTCAAGTCGTCCGTGTTGCCGTTCCAGATGAACGCGCAGCTAATGCTATTGCTGATATAAAAAAACAAATCAACATTCCACTTGTTGCTGATATTCATTTTGATTATCGCCTTGCTTTAAAAGCAATCGAAGGTGGCATTGATAAAGTACGTATCAATCCAGGTAATATTGGTCGTCGCCATAAAGTAGAAGCTGTTGTAAATGCAGCAAAAGAGCGCGGTATTCCAATCCGTATCGGTGTAAACGCTGGTTCATTAGAGCGTCACATTTTAGAAAAGTATGGATACCCAACTGCTGATGGTATGGTTGAGAGTGCGCTACATCATATTAAAATTTTAGAGGACTTAGATTTCCACGATATTATCGTATCTATGAAAGCCTCTGATGTTAACTTAGCAATCGAAGCATACGAGAAAGCTGCTCGCGCTTTTGATTACCCATTACATTTAGGTATTACAGAATCCGGAACATTGTTTGCTGGAACTGTAAAAAGTGCCGCTGGTCTTGGAGCAATCTTAAGTAAAGGCATCGGAAATACACTGCGTATTTCATTAAGTGCTGATCCAGTTGAAGAAGTAAAAGTTGCTCGTGAACTATTAAAATCATTCGGTCTTGCGTCTAACGCAGCAACACTTATCTCTTGTCCAACTTGTGGTCGTATTGAAATCGATTTAATTAGCATCGCTAACGAAGTAGAAGAATACATCTCTACACTTCAAGTACCAATTAAAGTTGCAGTACTTGGTTGCGCTGTAAATGGTCCTGGTGAAGCTCGTGAAGCTGATATCGGTATTGCCGGTGCACGTGGAGAGGGATTATTATTCCGTAAAGGGCAAGTCGTTCGTAAAGTACCAGAAGAAACAATGGTAGAAGAACTGAAAAAAGAAATCGACGTAATTGCTGCTGAAATGGCTGCTGAACGAGAAAAAGAAAAAGAGACACAAGAACAATAA
- a CDS encoding Fur family transcriptional regulator — protein MNLTEALRLMKEKGYKHTGKREEMLRLFAAHNRYLTAKDVLEHMKDDYPGLSFDTIYRNLTVFAEIGVLEQTELNGEKHFRFTCSIMEHHHHFICLDCGGTKEITSCPMDFMNKDFTGYEVTGHKFEIYGRCPKCAK, from the coding sequence ATGAATCTAACAGAAGCTTTACGCCTAATGAAAGAAAAAGGATACAAACATACTGGAAAAAGAGAAGAGATGCTCAGATTATTTGCAGCACATAATCGTTATTTAACTGCGAAAGACGTTTTAGAGCATATGAAAGACGATTATCCAGGGCTTAGTTTTGATACGATTTATCGTAACTTAACAGTTTTTGCTGAGATTGGTGTTTTAGAACAAACGGAATTAAATGGTGAAAAACATTTTCGTTTTACTTGTTCTATTATGGAACATCATCATCATTTTATTTGTTTGGATTGTGGGGGGACGAAAGAGATTACTTCCTGCCCAATGGATTTTATGAATAAAGATTTTACTGGTTATGAAGTAACGGGTCATAAGTTTGAAATATATGGTCGTTGTCCAAAATGTGCAAAGTAA
- a CDS encoding metal ABC transporter permease, whose product MIQDFLQYDFLRNSLYAGILIGLVAPLIGVFVVIRRLSLIADALSHVTLSGIAASLLLEKTIFTGGFLNPLYMGMVFSIGGALLIEKLRTVYKHYQELAIPIILSAGMGVGVIFISLANGFNTDLFSYLFGSVSAVTSTDLIIIGIVAIVVVATIILLYKELFLLSFDEEYAVSTGLRAKWIHFIFIILVALVIAVSMRVVGVLLVSSLMTLPVAASIRIAKGFKQTIFFSILFGEIAVIGGMFASYQLDLAPGGTIVMIAVLILIGAILWKKKKTA is encoded by the coding sequence ATGATACAAGATTTTTTACAATATGACTTTTTACGTAATTCTTTATACGCAGGTATTTTAATTGGACTTGTTGCACCGCTAATAGGTGTGTTTGTTGTTATTCGTCGTTTATCTCTTATTGCGGATGCATTAAGTCACGTGACGTTATCAGGTATTGCAGCAAGTTTATTACTTGAAAAAACCATTTTTACAGGTGGATTTTTAAACCCCTTATATATGGGGATGGTTTTTTCAATTGGTGGAGCGCTATTAATCGAAAAGTTAAGAACTGTATATAAGCACTATCAAGAATTAGCAATTCCGATTATCCTTTCGGCAGGGATGGGAGTTGGAGTTATTTTCATTTCACTTGCAAATGGATTTAACACAGACTTATTTAGTTATTTATTTGGTAGTGTCAGTGCTGTAACAAGTACGGATTTAATTATTATTGGGATTGTAGCAATTGTTGTTGTTGCGACAATTATTTTATTATATAAAGAGCTGTTTCTACTATCATTTGATGAGGAATACGCAGTATCAACTGGTTTAAGAGCGAAATGGATTCACTTTATTTTCATTATATTAGTTGCTCTTGTCATTGCAGTATCAATGCGTGTAGTAGGGGTTCTTCTCGTATCATCATTAATGACGTTACCAGTTGCAGCAAGTATTCGTATTGCTAAAGGATTTAAACAAACAATTTTCTTTTCCATTTTATTTGGTGAAATTGCGGTAATTGGTGGAATGTTTGCTTCGTATCAACTTGATCTAGCACCAGGTGGTACAATTGTTATGATAGCAGTTCTTATTTTAATCGGTGCGATTTTATGGAAGAAGAAAAAAACTGCATAA
- a CDS encoding metal ABC transporter ATP-binding protein: MNNILEIEGLTFRYEDRNVLENINLQVPKGAFLGLVGPNGSGKSTLLKCLLGVLKPKEGSIRVFGVDSKKFKEWNKVGYVSQKANSFNSGFPATVSEVVSMGLVSKKGLFRFFTKEDKKKVEKAIADVGMSEFQGRNIGELSGGQQQRVFIARALVSDPELLILDEPTVGIDVKNVESFYEILEDLNKRLGITLILVTHDMGAVTEKVTHVACLNQHLHFHGNVEKFRELEDAEMSVLYGHHVHRLEHEHEHHGRI, from the coding sequence ATGAATAATATATTAGAGATTGAAGGTTTAACATTCCGATACGAAGATCGGAATGTGTTAGAAAATATTAATTTGCAAGTTCCGAAGGGAGCTTTTTTAGGTTTAGTGGGACCGAATGGTTCAGGTAAATCAACTTTACTTAAGTGTTTATTAGGCGTTTTAAAGCCAAAAGAAGGAAGCATTCGTGTGTTTGGCGTTGATAGTAAGAAGTTTAAGGAATGGAATAAAGTTGGTTATGTATCCCAAAAAGCAAATAGTTTCAATTCTGGTTTTCCAGCAACTGTTTCTGAAGTTGTGTCAATGGGACTTGTTTCGAAAAAAGGGCTTTTTCGCTTTTTCACAAAAGAGGATAAGAAAAAGGTAGAAAAAGCAATTGCTGATGTAGGGATGAGTGAGTTTCAAGGTCGTAATATTGGAGAGCTTTCTGGTGGACAGCAACAGCGTGTATTTATTGCTCGTGCGCTCGTTAGTGATCCTGAATTGCTTATTTTAGACGAGCCTACTGTTGGAATCGATGTAAAAAATGTGGAAAGTTTTTACGAAATATTAGAGGATTTAAACAAAAGGTTGGGAATCACATTAATTCTTGTTACTCATGATATGGGAGCTGTTACCGAAAAAGTAACACATGTTGCATGTCTAAACCAACATCTACATTTCCATGGAAATGTAGAGAAGTTCCGAGAGTTAGAAGATGCAGAAATGTCCGTCTTATATGGGCATCATGTTCATCGTTTAGAACACGAGCATGAGCATCACGGGAGGATATAA
- a CDS encoding YitT family protein, with protein MEQKQHRKESVIHLIYRLVMIIFGAACAAVAIELFLMPNKIIDGGIIGISLILDYLTPNIWWLSFSTLVVVLNIPFMYSGYKQIGKTFMLSSAFGIVALAFIESTLHAVPPFTTEPILATVFGGLILGLGVGLVIRHGGSLDGTEIMGILLTKKLPFSVGEFVMFVNLFIFAWAAFVFGVEQAMYSVMTYYIAFKTIDTVIQGLDETKAVLIVSDQYEEVSNAILHRLGRGTTKLVAKGGYTDKEKEVIYAVVTRLEVTKLKSIVHEIDENAFVTIMSTQETNGGKFKSAIH; from the coding sequence ATGGAGCAAAAGCAACATCGAAAAGAAAGTGTTATTCATCTCATTTATCGTTTAGTTATGATTATTTTTGGGGCAGCATGCGCGGCGGTAGCGATTGAACTATTTTTAATGCCAAATAAAATTATTGATGGTGGAATTATTGGTATTTCTCTTATATTAGATTATCTTACTCCTAATATTTGGTGGTTAAGTTTTTCTACTTTAGTCGTTGTTCTCAATATCCCATTTATGTATTCGGGTTATAAGCAAATTGGAAAAACATTTATGTTATCTTCGGCATTTGGTATTGTAGCGTTAGCATTCATTGAGTCAACGTTACATGCGGTGCCACCGTTTACAACAGAGCCTATTTTAGCGACTGTGTTTGGTGGTCTTATTTTAGGTCTTGGTGTTGGACTTGTAATTCGTCATGGTGGATCGTTAGATGGAACTGAAATTATGGGGATTTTATTAACGAAGAAATTACCGTTCTCTGTTGGTGAATTCGTAATGTTTGTGAACTTATTTATTTTTGCATGGGCAGCATTTGTGTTTGGTGTGGAACAAGCGATGTATTCTGTTATGACGTACTATATTGCATTTAAAACGATCGATACAGTAATTCAAGGGCTAGATGAAACGAAAGCAGTTTTAATTGTATCTGATCAATATGAGGAAGTATCAAATGCGATTTTACATCGACTCGGCCGTGGAACTACAAAGCTTGTAGCAAAAGGTGGTTACACAGATAAAGAAAAAGAAGTTATTTATGCAGTTGTAACGCGTCTAGAAGTGACGAAGTTAAAGTCAATTGTGCATGAAATTGATGAAAATGCGTTTGTTACGATTATGAGCACGCAAGAGACAAATGGTGGTAAGTTTAAATCGGCTATTCACTAA
- a CDS encoding DUF2624 domain-containing protein, producing MNLIKQIVNKKLNHISTKELLKYSKEYEVSITTAQADQIVLLMKGKNINIYDNNERLELLKQIAKVTSPATAQQVNTLFQQLLK from the coding sequence ATGAACCTCATTAAACAAATTGTTAATAAAAAATTAAATCATATTTCTACAAAAGAGTTATTAAAATATAGCAAAGAATATGAAGTTTCTATTACGACTGCACAAGCTGACCAAATCGTTTTACTTATGAAAGGTAAAAATATTAATATTTACGATAACAACGAGCGACTAGAGCTCTTAAAACAGATTGCAAAAGTAACTTCCCCTGCCACTGCCCAACAAGTAAATACATTATTTCAGCAATTACTAAAATAA
- a CDS encoding deoxyribonuclease IV, whose amino-acid sequence MLKIGSHVSMSGKNMLLAASEEAVSYGATTFMIYTGAPQNTRRKPIEELNIEAGRKHMELNGIEEIIVHAPYIINVGNTTKPETFQLGVDFLRMEIERTSALGVAKQIVLHPGAHVGAGADAGIQQIIKGLNEVLTPEQTVNIALETMAGKGTECGRSFEEIAKIIDGVKYNEKLSVCFDTCHTHDAGYDIVNDFDGVLNEFDKIVGVDRLQVLHINDSKNVRGAGKDRHENIGFGHIGYKALHHIVHHPQLMRVPKILETPYVGEDKKDKKPPYKLEIEMLKNGTFDEGLLEKIKAQ is encoded by the coding sequence ATGTTAAAGATTGGATCTCATGTTTCCATGAGTGGTAAGAACATGTTATTAGCAGCAAGTGAAGAGGCTGTTTCATACGGTGCAACAACGTTTATGATTTATACAGGTGCACCGCAAAATACACGAAGAAAACCAATTGAAGAATTGAACATAGAAGCAGGAAGAAAACATATGGAGCTGAATGGTATTGAGGAAATTATCGTCCATGCGCCGTATATTATTAATGTTGGGAATACGACGAAGCCAGAAACATTCCAATTAGGTGTAGACTTCCTTCGTATGGAAATTGAAAGGACATCGGCATTAGGTGTAGCGAAACAAATTGTTCTTCACCCAGGAGCGCACGTTGGTGCTGGAGCAGATGCTGGTATTCAACAAATTATTAAAGGGCTTAATGAAGTATTAACGCCAGAACAGACGGTTAACATTGCGTTAGAGACGATGGCAGGAAAAGGAACAGAATGTGGTCGTAGCTTTGAAGAAATTGCAAAGATCATTGATGGCGTAAAATATAATGAAAAGCTATCTGTATGTTTTGATACGTGTCATACGCACGATGCAGGATATGATATTGTAAATGACTTTGACGGTGTATTAAACGAATTTGATAAGATCGTTGGTGTGGATCGTTTGCAAGTACTTCATATTAATGATAGTAAAAATGTACGCGGAGCAGGAAAAGACCGTCATGAAAACATCGGATTTGGTCACATTGGGTATAAAGCGTTGCATCACATTGTACATCATCCACAGTTAATGCGTGTACCAAAAATTCTTGAAACACCGTATGTAGGGGAAGATAAAAAAGATAAGAAGCCACCATACAAATTGGAAATCGAAATGCTGAAAAACGGTACTTTTGATGAAGGGCTTCTTGAAAAAATTAAAGCGCAATAA